One region of Amphiprion ocellaris isolate individual 3 ecotype Okinawa chromosome 9, ASM2253959v1, whole genome shotgun sequence genomic DNA includes:
- the grik5 gene encoding glutamate receptor ionotropic, kainate 5 isoform X3 has product MPALPALLLSIHFLSFLLVTMPPRSLSQAPLLSSVRMAAILDDQSVCGRGERLALALARENINSVMEGPARARVEVDIYELQKDSQYDTTDTMCQILPKGVVSVIGPASSPASGSTVSHICGEKEVPHVKIGPEETPRLPYLRFASVTLYPSNEDLSLAIGAILRSFSYPSASLVCAKAECLLRLEELVRRFLISRETLSVRMLDDNLDPTPLLKEIRDDKVATIIIDANASVSYLILKKASELGMTSAFYKYILTTMDFPLLRLDDIVDEQSNIVGFSMFNTTHPFYLEFIRSLNLSWREGCDLTYPGPALSSALMFDAVHVVVGAVRELNRSQEIGVKPLSCTSPQIWQHGTSLMNYLRMVEYDGLTGRVEFNSKGQRTNYTLRILEKHRGGHKEIGIWYSNNTLAMNSTSLDINVSETLANKTLIVTTILENPYVMRKDNYQDFQGNDQYEGFCVDMLREIADILKFSFKIKLVDDGLYGAPEANGSWTGMVGELINRKADLAVAGFTITSEREKVIDFSKPFMTLGISILYRVQLGRKPGYFSFLDPFSPAVWLFMLLAYLAVSCVLFLAARLSPYEWYNPHPCLRERRDMLENQYTLGNSLWFPVGGFMQQGSEIMPRALSTRCVSGVWWAFTLIIISSYTANLAAFLTVQRMEAPIESPDDLADQTNIEYGTIHGGSTMTFFMNSRYQTYQRMWNYMNSKQPSVFVKSTEEGIARVLNSKYAFLMESTMNEYHRGLNCNLTKIGGLLDTKGYGIGMPLGSPFRDEITLAILQLQENNRLEILKRRWWEGGQCPKEEDHRAKGLGMENIGGIFVVLICGLIIAVFVAIMEFVWSTRRSAETDEVCPHTCPRRPHRHSPCLFSNNEYCFCLCVCLSGDDHRVPKRRLL; this is encoded by the exons ATGCCGGCTCTGCCAGCACTGCTGCTGTCAATACActtcctctccttcctgctAGTTACCATGCCGCCACGCTCCCTAAGTCAGGCCCCTTTGCTCTCCTCTGTCCGCATGG CGGCAATCCTGGATGACCAGTCTGTGTGTGGGCGTGGGGAGCGGCTGGCCCTGGCCCTGGCCAGGGAGAACATCAACAGCGTGATGGAGGGTCCAGCCCGAGCGCGAGTGGAGGTGGACATATATGAGCTGCAGAAAGACTCCCAATACGACACTACTGACACCA tgtgtcAGATTTTACCCAAAGGCGTCGTCTCTGTGATAGGTCCGGCCTCCAGCCCCGCCTCTGGCTCTACTGTCAGTCATATATGTGGGGAGAAGGAG GTCCCTCATGTAAAAATTGGTCCGGAGGAGACTCCACGCTTGCCGTACCTGCGCTTTGCCTCTGTGACTCTGTACCCTAGCAACGAGGACCTGAGTCTGGCCATAGGAGCCATCTTACGCTCGTTCAGCTACCCCTCAGCCAGCCTGGTCTGTGCCAAGGCTGAGT GCCTGTTGAGATTGGAGGAACTGGTCCGCCGCTTTCTCATCTCTCGGGAGACGCTGTCAGTAAGGATGCTGGATGACAACCTGGACCCTACGCCACTGCTGAAGGAGATCCGTGATGACAAAGTGGCGACCATCATTATTGACGCCAATGCTTCTGTCTCCTATCTTATCCTCAAGAAG GCATCAGAGCTGGGGATGACATCAGCATTTTATAAGTACATCCTCACCACCATG GATTTCCCTCTGCTGAGACTGGATGACATAGTGGATGAGCAATCCAATATTGTGGGTTTCTCCATGTTTAACACGACCCATCCCTTCTATTTGGAGTTCATCAGGAGCCTCAACCTCTCTTGGAGAGAGGGCTGTGACCTAACGTACCCCGGCCCTGCG CTCTCGTCAGCGCTGATGTTTGATGCGGTGCACGTGGTGGTGGGGGCGGTGAGGGAACTGAACCGCAGTCAGGAAATTGGAGTGAAGCCACTCAGCTGTACCTCGCCTCAGATATGGCAGCACGGGACCAGTCTCATGAACTACCTGCGTATG GTGGAGTACGATGGTCTGACAGGGCGAGTGGAGTTCAACAGCAAAGGTCAGAGGACCAACTACACCCTGCGGATCCTGGAGAAACACAGAGGAGGCCACAAAGAG ATCGGAATCTGGTACTCTAACAACACCCTGGCAATGAACTCCACCAGTCTGGATATTAATGTCTCAGAGACGCTGGCAAACAAGACCCTCATTGTCACCACCATACTG GAGAACCCATATGTGATGCGTAAAGACAACTACCAAGACTTCCAGGGCAACGACCAGTACGAGGGCTTCTGTGTTGACATGCTAAGGGAGATTGCAGACATCTTAAAATTCTCCTTCAAGATCAAGCTGGTGGATGATGGGCTGTATGGGGCTCCAGAGGCCAATGGCTCATGGACTGGCATGGTCGGAGAGTTAATCAACAGG AAAGCAGACCTGGCCGTGGCAGGCTTCACCATCACatcagaaagagagaaagttaTTGACTTCTCTAAGCCGTTCATGACCCTGGGGATCAGCATCTTGTACAGAGTTCAGCTG GGTCGGAAGCCAGGTTACTTCTCCTTCCTCGATCCCTTCTCTCCAGCTGTCTGGCTCTTCATGTTGCTCGCCTACCTGGCTGTCAGCTGTGTGCTCTTCCTGGCTGCAAG GTTAAGCCCCTATGAGTGGTACAACCCTCACCCATGCCTGCGAGAGCGTAGAGACATGCTGGAGAACCAGTACACTCTGGGAAATAGCCTTTGGTTTCCTGTGGGTGGCTTCATGCAGCAGGGATCAGAGATAATGCCCAGAGCCTTGTCCACCAGATGTGTTAGTGGGGTGTG GTGGGCGTTCACCCTGATCATCATCTCCTCCTACACGGCCAACCTGGCAGCCTTCCTGACCGTCCAGAGGATGGAGGCTCCAATCGAGTCTCCAGATGATTTGGCTGACCAGACCAACATTGAATATGGCACCATCCATGGAGGGAGCACCATGACTTTCTTCATG AACTCACGGTACCAGACGTACCAGCGGATGTGGAACTACATGAACTCCAAGCAGCCTAGTGTATTTGTGAAAAGCACAGAGGAGGGCATCGCCCGCGTGCTCAACTCCAAGTATGCCTTCCTGATGGAGAGTACTATGAACGAGTACCATCGCGGCCTCAACTGTAATCTCACAAAGATAGGAGGTCTGCTGGACACCAAGGGCTACGGCATTGGCATGCCACTGG GATCTCCGTTTAGAGATGAGATCACACTGGCCATCCTCCAGCTGCAGGAGAATAACAGGCTGGAGATACTGAAGAGGAGGTGGTGGGAGGGAGGCCAGTGTCCTAAAGAAGAGGACCACCGTGCCAAGG GTCTGGGCATGGAGAACATTGGGGGCATCTTTGTGGTTCTAATCTGTGGCCTCATTATTGCCGTGTTTGTGGCCATTATGGAATTTGTGTGGTCCACACGCCGCTCGGCAGAGACCGATGAGGTATGCCCCCATACCTGCCCTCGCCGACCCCACAGACACTCCCCA TGTCTGTTTTCCAATAATGAGTACTGTTTCTGTTTAT gtgtctgtctgtcaggaGATGATCACAGAGTTCCGAAACGCCGTCTCCTGTAA